A genomic region of Streptomyces sp. NBC_00102 contains the following coding sequences:
- a CDS encoding anti-sigma regulatory factor produces MSGLPSVPEGEHETVPVASNDDVVRARQLVRTLAQRCKLSLVDQTKLVTAASELARNTLVYGGGGVMRTGLVRRNGRLGVTAVFEDSGPGIPDLDLALTDGWTSGGGLGLGLSGARRLVDDFTLDTEVGRGTQIAVTKWAR; encoded by the coding sequence GTGAGCGGGCTCCCGTCCGTTCCGGAGGGCGAGCACGAGACGGTCCCGGTCGCGTCGAACGACGACGTGGTCCGCGCCCGCCAGCTCGTGCGCACCCTCGCCCAGCGGTGCAAGCTGTCGCTGGTCGACCAGACCAAGCTGGTCACGGCGGCCAGTGAACTCGCCCGCAACACCCTGGTGTACGGCGGTGGCGGAGTCATGCGCACCGGCCTGGTCCGCCGCAACGGCCGCCTCGGCGTGACCGCCGTCTTCGAGGACTCCGGGCCGGGCATTCCCGACCTGGACCTCGCACTCACCGACGGATGGACCTCCGGCGGCGGTCTCGGCCTCGGCCTCAGCGGAGCACGCCGACTGGTCGACGACTTCACCCTGGACACCGAGGTCGGCCGCGGCACCCAGATCGCGGTGACCAAATGGGCGCGCTGA
- a CDS encoding STAS domain-containing protein: MSERVPVLKIGEVLLVSIQVDLEDQTVLDLQDDLAARIVATGASGVVIDITAVEIVDSFVGRMLATTAAISRMLDAETVVVGMRPAVAITLVELGLSLGGVRTALTLEKGLDILARSDHRRPARP, translated from the coding sequence TGAAGATCGGCGAGGTCCTCCTGGTGTCCATCCAGGTGGACCTGGAGGACCAGACCGTCCTCGATCTGCAGGACGACCTCGCCGCCCGCATCGTCGCCACGGGCGCGAGCGGCGTGGTCATCGACATCACCGCGGTGGAGATCGTCGACTCCTTCGTGGGCAGGATGCTGGCCACCACGGCCGCCATCTCGCGGATGCTCGACGCGGAGACCGTCGTCGTGGGCATGCGGCCCGCCGTCGCCATCACCCTGGTCGAGCTGGGACTGTCCCTCGGCGGCGTGCGCACGGCCCTGACTCTGGAGAAGGGGCTGGACATCCTGGCCCGCTCGGACCACCGCCGTCCGGCACGGCCGTGA